In one window of Microbacterium dextranolyticum DNA:
- a CDS encoding D-alanine--D-alanine ligase family protein, whose protein sequence is MDKAVVAVLFGGRSSEHSISSATAGGVLRAIDRERFDVIPIGITRDGAFVLEDDDPDKFALDPAHLPEVVDNGTRIVWPDSTLSRELKVSDDSGIRSLGDVDVVFPILHGRFGEDGTVQGFLELLDLPYVGAGLLMSAIGMDKHTTKSILRSAGVPVVPWITVTRRELDRDRDLWERRIRSLGLPVFVKPARAGSSVGVSKVSEWDGLQAALETAFAEDGTVLVEQAVVGREVECGVLQGRDGGAPRVSVAGEIVITGREFYDFDAKYLDAPGIDLVCPADLQPGELAEMQRIAARAFEAVGGEGLSRVDFFFTGTEFFVNEVNTMPGFTPISMFPTCWIASGMAYEDLISELVDLALER, encoded by the coding sequence ATGGACAAAGCGGTGGTGGCGGTGCTCTTCGGCGGTCGCTCCAGCGAGCACTCGATCAGTTCCGCAACGGCCGGAGGCGTCCTGCGGGCGATTGATCGCGAGCGGTTCGATGTCATCCCGATCGGGATCACCCGCGACGGCGCCTTCGTCCTCGAGGACGACGATCCCGACAAGTTCGCCCTCGATCCCGCGCATCTGCCCGAGGTCGTCGACAACGGGACGCGCATCGTGTGGCCGGATTCGACGCTGTCACGCGAGCTGAAGGTGTCGGATGACTCCGGCATCCGCTCGCTCGGCGACGTCGACGTCGTGTTCCCGATCCTGCACGGCCGGTTCGGTGAGGACGGCACGGTCCAGGGGTTCCTCGAGCTTCTCGATCTGCCCTACGTCGGCGCGGGTCTGCTCATGTCGGCGATCGGCATGGACAAGCACACGACGAAGAGCATCCTGCGCTCCGCCGGCGTTCCGGTCGTTCCCTGGATCACCGTCACGCGACGCGAGCTCGATCGCGACCGTGACCTGTGGGAGCGCCGCATCCGCTCGCTCGGTCTGCCCGTGTTCGTCAAGCCCGCGCGCGCGGGTTCGAGCGTCGGTGTCTCGAAGGTGTCGGAATGGGACGGTCTCCAGGCCGCCCTCGAGACGGCGTTCGCCGAAGACGGAACCGTGCTCGTCGAACAGGCCGTCGTCGGACGCGAAGTCGAGTGCGGCGTGCTGCAGGGGCGCGACGGTGGTGCACCCCGTGTGAGCGTCGCGGGAGAGATCGTCATCACCGGGCGTGAGTTCTACGACTTCGACGCGAAGTACCTCGACGCCCCCGGAATCGACCTCGTCTGCCCCGCGGACCTCCAGCCGGGGGAGCTTGCGGAGATGCAGCGGATCGCCGCCCGGGCGTTCGAGGCCGTCGGCGGCGAGGGTCTCTCACGCGTCGACTTCTTCTTCACCGGCACGGAGTTCTTCGTCAACGAGGTCAACACGATGCCCGGTTTCACGCCGATCTCGATGTTCCCGACCTGTTGGATCGCGAGCGGCATGGCCTACGAAGACCTGATCAGCGAGCTCGTCGACCTCGCGCTGGAACGCTGA
- a CDS encoding DUF3515 family protein has translation MFRPRVLALVLTAAAVIGLTGCSTTVSMTSAKGANDPACAAVTVRLPGTVDGQERRWTDAQATGAWADAAGTTTVLLTCGLQPPGPSPLPCQTVAGVDWIIDDSQAPNYRFTTFGRVPAVEVYLDYDVVSARSVLDALGTAVSQLPTSSSTCTDRPTS, from the coding sequence GTGTTCCGCCCGCGCGTCCTCGCTCTCGTCCTGACCGCGGCGGCCGTGATCGGTCTCACGGGCTGCTCCACGACGGTCTCCATGACGTCGGCGAAGGGGGCGAACGACCCGGCCTGCGCGGCCGTGACCGTGCGCCTTCCCGGAACCGTGGACGGTCAGGAGCGGCGCTGGACGGATGCCCAGGCCACCGGCGCCTGGGCCGACGCCGCCGGCACGACGACGGTGCTTCTCACCTGCGGCCTTCAGCCTCCGGGACCCTCGCCGCTGCCGTGCCAGACGGTGGCCGGTGTCGACTGGATCATCGACGACTCGCAGGCGCCGAACTACCGATTCACCACGTTCGGCCGCGTGCCGGCCGTCGAGGTGTACCTGGACTACGACGTCGTGAGCGCCCGCTCGGTCCTCGACGCGCTCGGCACCGCCGTGTCGCAGCTGCCGACGAGCTCGTCCACCTGCACCGACCGCCCGACGTCCTGA
- the thiL gene encoding thiamine-phosphate kinase, with translation MTAQRDITVGELGEKALLARILDALAGSSQAEIGPGDDAAVIAAPGGRVVVSTDTLVHGPDFRLAWSSGFDLGWKSAAVNLADIAAMGARPVALFVALALPDDTTAGFVDDLALGLRRACEALSPDCAVEGGDLTASDTLTIAVTALGVIDPDLRPVLRSGARPGDVVAVAGELGAAARGVGMLFDRFRDASGRPIAVDRGILTDAEEVDLDTQLRPRPPIAAGIAAARAGATAMMDVSDGLLLDATRLADASRATVRLAPTPESGLDDDALRGGEDHALLACFAPDAELPDGFRVIGRIDPRGAAAVTIDGVAVTGHLGWDPHRDWDAGRG, from the coding sequence ATGACGGCTCAGCGCGACATCACCGTGGGCGAACTCGGTGAGAAGGCTCTTCTCGCGCGCATCCTGGATGCGCTCGCCGGGTCGTCGCAGGCGGAGATCGGTCCGGGCGACGATGCTGCCGTGATCGCCGCGCCGGGCGGCCGAGTCGTCGTCTCGACCGACACCCTCGTGCACGGGCCCGACTTCCGACTCGCGTGGTCGAGCGGGTTCGACCTCGGGTGGAAGTCCGCGGCCGTCAACCTCGCCGACATCGCGGCGATGGGTGCCCGGCCCGTCGCACTGTTCGTCGCGCTCGCGCTTCCCGACGACACGACGGCGGGATTCGTCGACGACCTCGCCCTGGGGCTCCGTCGCGCGTGCGAGGCGCTCTCGCCCGACTGCGCCGTCGAGGGCGGCGACCTCACGGCATCCGACACCCTCACGATCGCCGTGACCGCGCTCGGCGTGATCGACCCGGACCTACGGCCGGTGCTGCGCTCGGGCGCCCGGCCCGGCGACGTCGTCGCGGTCGCCGGTGAGCTCGGTGCCGCCGCGCGCGGCGTGGGGATGCTGTTCGACCGGTTCCGCGACGCGTCCGGTCGGCCGATCGCCGTCGACCGCGGGATCCTCACCGATGCAGAGGAAGTCGACCTGGATACGCAGCTGCGGCCGCGTCCGCCGATCGCCGCGGGAATCGCCGCCGCGCGGGCCGGAGCAACGGCCATGATGGATGTCTCGGACGGGCTGCTGCTGGATGCGACGCGGCTGGCGGATGCCTCTCGGGCGACGGTCCGCCTCGCGCCCACCCCGGAGAGCGGCCTCGACGACGACGCACTGCGCGGGGGAGAGGACCATGCCCTGCTCGCCTGCTTCGCTCCGGATGCCGAACTACCCGACGGGTTCCGGGTGATCGGCCGGATCGACCCGCGCGGCGCCGCGGCGGTCACGATCGACGGCGTCGCCGTCACCGGGCACCTCGGGTGGGACCCGCACCGCGACTGGGACGCCGGGCGCGGCTGA
- the rsmD gene encoding 16S rRNA (guanine(966)-N(2))-methyltransferase RsmD, producing MTRIIAGAAGSLALAVPDAGTRPTSDRVRESLFGALEAGDHIDGAAVLDLYAGSGALGLEAVSRGAASADLVERAPRAASVVEKNVRAVARAVPAAHVRVHRAAVEAFLRSASTDYDLVFVDPPYDLDAAALDTTLALLAPCLRVGAVVVVERASRSGRPIVPAGLELIREKKYGDTTLWWLSPVEPVEPAED from the coding sequence GTGACGCGGATCATCGCCGGTGCTGCCGGCTCCCTCGCCCTCGCCGTCCCCGATGCCGGCACGAGACCGACGAGCGATCGCGTGCGCGAGTCGCTCTTCGGCGCGCTCGAGGCCGGGGACCACATCGACGGAGCCGCCGTGCTCGACCTGTACGCCGGGTCCGGCGCGCTGGGACTCGAGGCCGTCAGCCGAGGCGCCGCATCCGCCGACCTCGTGGAGCGGGCGCCCCGCGCGGCCTCCGTCGTCGAGAAGAACGTGCGCGCCGTCGCGCGGGCCGTGCCCGCGGCGCACGTGCGGGTGCACCGCGCTGCGGTGGAGGCCTTCCTGCGGAGCGCCTCGACCGACTACGACCTCGTCTTCGTCGATCCGCCCTACGACCTCGACGCCGCCGCGCTCGACACGACGCTCGCCCTCCTCGCGCCGTGTCTGCGGGTCGGTGCGGTCGTCGTCGTGGAACGCGCGAGTCGTTCGGGACGACCCATCGTCCCGGCCGGTCTCGAGTTGATCCGGGAGAAGAAGTACGGCGACACGACCCTGTGGTGGCTCTCCCCCGTCGAGCCAGTCGAGCCCGCCGAGGATTGA
- a CDS encoding 1-acyl-sn-glycerol-3-phosphate acyltransferase, whose translation MIRRSLARLYWAFSRWTLRSEAAPTRPTVLIGAPHTSNWDFVLMLAISWRLGVPVRWLGKASLFAGWRGPIMRALGGIPVQRDDASRVVDEVIALVRAGEVFGLVVTPDGTRGGNTHWKSGFYRIARATGMPVTLGYVDRTTMTTGLGPTIELTGHVAADMDRIRAFYADKAGVRPDRRTEPRLADENAAGR comes from the coding sequence ATGATCCGTCGCAGCCTCGCCCGCCTCTACTGGGCGTTCAGCCGGTGGACACTCCGCTCCGAAGCCGCCCCGACGCGTCCCACCGTGCTGATCGGAGCCCCGCACACATCGAACTGGGACTTCGTGCTGATGCTCGCGATCTCGTGGCGTCTCGGGGTGCCGGTGCGCTGGCTCGGCAAGGCGAGCCTGTTCGCCGGCTGGCGCGGGCCGATCATGCGCGCTCTCGGCGGCATCCCCGTCCAGCGCGACGACGCGAGCCGCGTCGTCGACGAGGTGATCGCGCTCGTGCGCGCCGGCGAGGTGTTCGGGCTCGTCGTGACGCCCGACGGCACCCGCGGCGGCAACACCCACTGGAAGAGCGGCTTCTACCGCATCGCCCGTGCGACCGGCATGCCCGTCACCCTCGGCTACGTGGATCGCACGACGATGACGACGGGGCTCGGGCCCACCATCGAGCTCACCGGCCACGTCGCCGCCGACATGGACCGGATCCGCGCCTTCTACGCCGACAAGGCCGGGGTGCGTCCCGACCGGCGCACCGAACCGCGGCTGGCCGACGAGAACGCCGCCGGACGGTGA
- a CDS encoding ATP-dependent DNA helicase RecG — MSSVTLDTGLVDALGAKTAGLLQRAFSMLTVGDLLTHYPRRYARRGELTPIASLPLGEQVTIVAEVRSVAERPMRQRRGSIVEVVISDGAGALTLTFFNQKWRAEQLQVGRQGIFSGKVGQFKGHQQLAHPDYTLFDDEDAARLNAEARQSTPIPIYPATSTVASWQLQKAVADVLERLAPVADPLPDEFRHEHGLLDADTALRRLHAPAEFDEIDAARATLRAHEAFVLQTALLQQRHEVRSMAATVRAAGGLLERFDARLPFERTPDQHDVGEVIARDLEGRWPMNRLVQGEVGSGKTLVALRAMLQVAESGGQSALIAPTEVLAAQHVRSIARMLGPDLAPELMPTLLTGQLPAAERRKAALRAASGQARIVVGTHALLSASTTFADLGLVVVDEQHRFGVEQRETLRAKGTAPHVLVLTATPIPRTVAMTVFGDLDVSTIRSLPPGRAGIATHVAPLAEKPGWFGRVWERVTEEVAAGHQVFVVCAAIDAEATVKDKDAPEPPPTLEGEQPRTRWGVVQVREMLATMPSYDSLRVEILHGKMPGEQKDAVMQAFARGEIDVLVATTVVEVGVDVPNASTMVILEADRFGVSQLHQLRGRVGRGAVAGLCLLVTEAPEGTPARSRVDAVASTTDGFALAEVDLELRGEGDVLGDAQSGARSSLRLLRVVADADLIAIAREASERLLQGDPALARHPGLVEALTRRLGQQERAALAKN; from the coding sequence ATGTCCTCCGTCACGCTCGACACGGGCCTCGTCGACGCCCTCGGCGCCAAGACGGCGGGTCTGCTGCAGCGTGCGTTCTCGATGCTGACGGTGGGCGACCTGCTGACCCACTATCCCCGGCGCTACGCTCGGCGGGGCGAGCTCACCCCCATCGCCTCGTTGCCGCTCGGTGAACAGGTGACGATCGTGGCCGAGGTGCGTTCGGTCGCCGAGCGCCCGATGCGCCAGCGTCGCGGCTCGATCGTCGAGGTGGTCATCAGCGACGGGGCCGGGGCGCTGACCCTGACCTTCTTCAACCAGAAGTGGCGCGCCGAGCAGCTGCAGGTCGGGCGACAGGGCATCTTCTCGGGCAAGGTCGGCCAGTTCAAGGGCCACCAGCAGCTCGCCCACCCCGACTACACGCTGTTCGACGACGAGGACGCGGCACGACTCAACGCCGAGGCTCGTCAGAGCACTCCGATCCCCATCTACCCCGCCACGAGCACCGTCGCCAGCTGGCAGCTGCAGAAAGCCGTCGCCGACGTCCTGGAGCGCCTCGCCCCGGTCGCCGACCCCCTGCCGGACGAGTTCCGACACGAGCACGGCCTGCTCGACGCCGACACAGCGCTGCGCCGTCTGCATGCTCCCGCCGAGTTCGACGAGATCGACGCCGCGCGGGCGACTCTTCGCGCGCACGAGGCGTTCGTGCTGCAGACGGCGCTCCTGCAGCAGCGGCACGAGGTGCGCTCGATGGCGGCGACCGTCCGCGCCGCCGGCGGTCTGCTCGAACGATTCGACGCCCGGCTGCCCTTCGAACGCACGCCCGACCAGCATGACGTCGGAGAGGTCATCGCGCGCGATCTCGAGGGCCGGTGGCCCATGAACCGACTGGTGCAGGGCGAGGTCGGGTCGGGCAAGACCCTCGTGGCGCTCCGGGCCATGCTGCAGGTCGCCGAGTCGGGCGGGCAGTCCGCGCTCATCGCCCCGACCGAGGTGCTCGCGGCGCAGCACGTCCGCTCCATCGCACGGATGCTGGGGCCCGATCTGGCGCCCGAGCTCATGCCCACCCTGCTCACGGGTCAGCTGCCGGCGGCAGAGCGGCGGAAGGCCGCGTTGCGCGCGGCATCCGGACAGGCGCGGATCGTCGTGGGCACGCACGCCCTCCTGAGCGCATCGACGACGTTCGCCGACCTCGGGCTGGTCGTCGTCGACGAGCAGCACCGCTTCGGCGTCGAGCAGCGCGAGACCCTGCGCGCGAAGGGAACCGCGCCGCACGTTCTCGTCCTCACGGCGACGCCGATTCCGCGCACCGTCGCGATGACCGTGTTCGGCGACCTGGATGTGTCGACCATCCGGTCGCTTCCGCCGGGGCGCGCGGGCATCGCGACGCACGTCGCACCGCTGGCCGAGAAGCCCGGCTGGTTCGGCCGGGTGTGGGAGCGTGTGACCGAAGAGGTCGCCGCGGGCCATCAGGTGTTCGTCGTGTGCGCCGCGATCGATGCGGAGGCGACCGTCAAGGACAAGGACGCCCCGGAGCCGCCGCCCACGCTGGAGGGCGAGCAGCCTCGGACGCGCTGGGGCGTGGTCCAGGTGCGCGAGATGCTCGCAACGATGCCTTCGTACGACTCGCTGCGGGTCGAGATCCTGCATGGCAAGATGCCGGGCGAGCAGAAGGATGCCGTCATGCAGGCCTTCGCGCGGGGCGAGATCGACGTGCTCGTCGCCACCACGGTCGTCGAGGTCGGCGTCGACGTGCCCAATGCGTCGACGATGGTGATCCTCGAAGCCGACAGGTTCGGCGTCTCGCAGCTGCACCAGCTGCGCGGCCGTGTGGGGCGAGGCGCGGTCGCGGGGCTGTGCCTGCTCGTCACGGAGGCGCCGGAGGGAACGCCGGCGCGCTCCCGGGTCGATGCCGTCGCGTCGACGACCGACGGCTTCGCCCTCGCCGAAGTCGACCTCGAACTGCGCGGTGAGGGCGACGTGCTCGGCGATGCGCAGTCGGGTGCGCGGTCGTCGCTGCGGCTGCTGCGCGTCGTCGCCGACGCCGACCTCATCGCGATCGCGCGCGAGGCATCCGAACGCCTCCTTCAGGGCGATCCCGCGCTCGCCCGCCACCCGGGCCTCGTCGAGGCGCTGACCCGGCGCCTGGGGCAGCAGGAGCGCGCCGCACTCGCCAAGAACTGA
- the coaD gene encoding pantetheine-phosphate adenylyltransferase has protein sequence MNNRIAVVPGSFDPPTLGHLDVIRRAAALYDELHVLVVHNPGKEAMLPIAQRLALLEQSIAEQGIEGNVIIAAWSMGLLVDYAQDVDAGVLVKGIRSQVDVAYETPMAIVNRHLAEIETVFLLPDPSHALVSSSLVRQVASLGGDVSPFVPGPVARFLDTGAERS, from the coding sequence ATGAACAACCGGATCGCCGTCGTCCCGGGGTCGTTCGACCCGCCGACGCTCGGTCACCTCGACGTCATCCGTCGCGCGGCGGCCCTGTATGACGAGCTCCACGTTCTCGTCGTGCACAATCCCGGCAAAGAGGCGATGCTGCCGATCGCGCAGAGGCTGGCACTGCTCGAGCAGTCGATCGCCGAGCAGGGGATCGAGGGGAACGTCATCATCGCGGCCTGGAGCATGGGCCTGCTCGTCGACTACGCGCAGGACGTCGACGCCGGTGTGCTGGTCAAGGGCATCCGCTCGCAGGTCGACGTCGCCTACGAGACTCCGATGGCGATCGTGAACCGTCATCTGGCGGAGATCGAGACGGTCTTCCTGCTGCCCGATCCCTCGCACGCGCTCGTCTCCAGCTCGCTCGTTCGGCAGGTCGCCTCGCTCGGCGGCGACGTCTCGCCGTTCGTTCCCGGCCCGGTGGCGCGCTTTCTCGACACGGGCGCCGAGCGATCCTGA
- a CDS encoding YceD family protein, translating to MREFEVATAAPEKWGEGLVSVAAGEPVAADVRLEAVHEGILVTAEIRSRSTGVCGRCLDEIAEPVEVEFQELFGYPGSEATDFEVQDDHVDLETLVRDSIVLSLPFQPVCQPDCPGLDPVTGEKLAEGTVPEPPIDARWNALAALQADTPDHE from the coding sequence ATGCGGGAGTTCGAGGTCGCGACGGCGGCGCCGGAGAAGTGGGGCGAGGGTCTCGTCTCCGTCGCCGCGGGCGAGCCCGTCGCCGCCGATGTCCGGCTCGAGGCGGTGCACGAGGGCATCCTGGTGACGGCGGAGATCCGCAGCCGCTCGACCGGAGTGTGCGGGCGATGCCTCGACGAGATCGCCGAGCCTGTCGAAGTCGAGTTTCAGGAGCTCTTCGGGTATCCTGGATCGGAAGCGACCGACTTCGAGGTTCAAGACGACCACGTGGATCTTGAAACTCTGGTCAGGGATTCGATCGTCCTGTCGCTTCCGTTCCAACCGGTGTGCCAGCCGGACTGCCCCGGACTCGATCCGGTCACGGGCGAGAAGCTGGCGGAAGGCACCGTGCCGGAGCCCCCGATCGATGCGCGGTGGAATGCGCTGGCCGCACTGCAGGCCGACACCCCAGACCACGAATGA
- the rpmF gene encoding 50S ribosomal protein L32 produces the protein MAGNPPKRKVSRSNTRSRRAQWKAEPTPLVKTVENGKVVYSRPHQAKVVTDSQGTELFLEYKGRKVADV, from the coding sequence ATGGCAGGTAACCCCCCGAAGCGGAAGGTCTCCCGCTCCAACACTCGCTCGCGTCGCGCGCAGTGGAAGGCGGAGCCCACGCCCCTCGTCAAGACCGTCGAGAACGGCAAGGTCGTCTACAGCCGCCCGCACCAGGCGAAGGTCGTCACCGACTCGCAGGGCACCGAGCTGTTCCTCGAGTACAAGGGCCGCAAGGTCGCCGACGTCTGA